A stretch of Candidatus Vicinibacter affinis DNA encodes these proteins:
- a CDS encoding succinylglutamate desuccinylase/aspartoacylase family protein: MIRINAGRLPSGNRISIFAYVFRSKNPGPVALFMGGMHGDEINGLEIVRRSITDGMFTNLKCGSVICIPLLNIFGFINFSRDVPDGKDVNRSFPGSMTGSLASRVARLITKKILSLVDFGIDFHTGGRDHWNEPQLRFSPKSPESYDLARQCEFPLLVEKAVVSKSLRKIAKDLKKPILVFEGGEALRLENYIVTKGIQVMRNLLIKKGMLDGELKSLEHVKVFRKTIWERSPEGGLLTYRRKAGEFVRKDELIAILNDPFGQKETRMYASRDGFILGHNNAPVVNMGDGMFHLAYD, translated from the coding sequence ATGATCAGGATCAATGCAGGAAGGTTGCCGTCAGGTAACAGAATCTCTATTTTTGCCTACGTTTTCAGGAGTAAAAATCCGGGACCTGTGGCGCTGTTTATGGGAGGAATGCACGGGGATGAAATCAATGGTTTGGAGATAGTGCGTCGTTCCATTACGGATGGCATGTTTACCAATCTCAAATGCGGCTCGGTGATCTGTATACCGCTTTTAAATATTTTCGGCTTTATAAATTTTTCCAGAGATGTTCCTGATGGTAAAGATGTGAACCGCAGTTTTCCGGGAAGTATGACGGGATCTTTGGCCTCCAGAGTTGCCAGATTGATCACTAAAAAAATACTAAGCCTGGTCGACTTCGGAATAGATTTTCACACAGGCGGAAGAGATCATTGGAATGAACCTCAATTGCGCTTTTCTCCTAAATCACCCGAATCTTATGACCTTGCCCGACAATGTGAATTCCCTTTACTGGTAGAAAAAGCGGTGGTCTCCAAGTCACTCAGAAAGATTGCAAAAGACCTGAAAAAGCCTATCCTGGTATTTGAAGGGGGCGAAGCACTGCGTTTGGAAAATTACATCGTCACAAAGGGTATCCAGGTCATGAGGAATTTATTGATCAAAAAAGGAATGCTCGACGGTGAATTAAAATCATTGGAACACGTGAAGGTTTTTCGGAAAACCATCTGGGAAAGAAGTCCTGAAGGCGGACTGCTTACCTACCGGCGCAAAGCAGGGGAGTTTGTCCGCAAAGATGAACTGATTGCGATTCTTAATGATCCCTTCGGTCAGAAGGAAACCAGAATGTATGCCTCCAGAGATGGGTTCATTCTTGGACACAACAACGCACCAGTGGTGAACATGGGCGATGGAATGTTTCATTTGGCTTACGACTGA
- a CDS encoding tail fiber domain-containing protein — translation MNTNKSSNVIQKNFRVSRFYSIFKCQTAVVLLILNFVFQVNGQVKVFSGGNTTVGTLSQIDTKFKLQVDGGNVSGYEPCGLYVKSLGHQADYSYAQVNDVNRANSKAFEVMLSGVSKYYIKGDGSTVYLSDSILKTDIQPLGNSLARVLSFNTYTYKFKDELATSDRTRIGFLAQQLERVVPEIVSTDNQNLKGIDYVSIIPLLVKSIQELNQRIEVLEKQLQTCCPTNLKK, via the coding sequence ATGAATACCAATAAATCTTCCAACGTTATACAAAAGAATTTTAGAGTTAGTCGCTTTTATTCAATTTTTAAGTGTCAAACTGCGGTTGTTCTACTTATTCTCAATTTCGTATTTCAAGTTAATGGACAGGTGAAAGTTTTTTCTGGTGGAAACACCACTGTAGGAACCCTATCACAAATCGACACCAAATTTAAACTGCAAGTAGATGGAGGAAATGTTTCTGGATACGAGCCCTGTGGGTTGTATGTGAAATCTTTAGGACATCAGGCTGATTATTCATATGCTCAAGTAAACGATGTGAATAGAGCCAATTCCAAGGCATTTGAGGTGATGTTAAGCGGTGTTTCAAAATATTATATTAAGGGTGATGGGAGTACAGTTTATTTATCCGATTCTATATTAAAAACTGATATCCAACCCTTGGGTAATTCATTGGCAAGGGTGCTTTCTTTTAATACTTATACGTACAAATTTAAGGATGAATTGGCTACCAGTGACAGAACACGGATCGGATTTTTGGCACAACAACTGGAACGGGTTGTTCCTGAAATCGTGAGTACGGATAATCAGAATCTTAAGGGAATAGATTATGTATCGATTATTCCTTTACTTGTTAAATCCATTCAGGAGTTAAATCAGAGAATTGAAGTATTAGAAAAGCAATTGCAAACTTGTTGCCCTACAAATCTTAAAAAATAG
- a CDS encoding DNA-3-methyladenine glycosylase I translates to MDKPTSYCEAVANMEPESLHRVYHDQAYGYPIHEDDELFGRLLLEINQAGLSWTTILNKQNNFRRAYHDFNIRKIAAYQDKDINRLLEDPGIIRNKLKIAAAIHNAREIIALQKSFGSFKNWLDQHHPKTKDEWVKIFKKQFKFTGGEIVNEFLLSTGYLPGAHIKSCPTFHKIKKAGPAWMLVKGKA, encoded by the coding sequence ATGGACAAGCCCACCTCATATTGCGAAGCAGTTGCGAATATGGAACCGGAAAGTCTGCACAGAGTTTATCACGATCAGGCATACGGATATCCGATTCACGAAGATGATGAGTTGTTTGGACGGTTGCTCCTGGAAATCAATCAGGCAGGTTTAAGTTGGACCACCATTTTAAACAAACAAAATAATTTCAGAAGAGCCTATCACGATTTCAACATTCGTAAAATAGCAGCATATCAGGATAAGGACATCAACCGCCTGCTTGAAGATCCCGGCATTATACGCAACAAATTAAAAATTGCTGCTGCCATACACAATGCACGGGAAATAATTGCCCTGCAAAAATCATTCGGATCTTTTAAAAATTGGTTGGATCAACATCATCCGAAAACAAAAGATGAGTGGGTAAAAATATTCAAAAAGCAATTTAAATTTACCGGTGGCGAAATCGTCAACGAGTTTTTACTCAGTACAGGTTATTTACCCGGAGCACACATTAAATCCTGTCCAACATTTCATAAAATCAAAAAGGCAGGGCCTGCCTGGATGCTTGTGAAGGGAAAAGCTTAA
- a CDS encoding glycoside hydrolase family 16 protein, with the protein MNREVNQVGRWIVYAILLVIINIHQINAQIPVNDMTWDSIFYDAFNSLDTSRWNRNYPWGKANNGLELCIDSNLIFQSGWLKIKTDTLVPNTDYGGKSYKYQGGILRSKASYKYGYFETSSKMPVGRGLWPAFWLLKINGCTWYNEIDINEPGGPQSETGSKTTLNYLWKWAHVDSCRSSPNQAIEVNVGNTAQEHKYGVLWQPGKMTWFLDDSVVYAESNIDSTPSNAMEIYLNFAIDPWNPPNGGSVFPKYYETNWIKIHQLKRACDVDTAPCPYNHATYDRKIKKSISLGGAGCSSSLSTQDQISLWATDYILLSDSVTLNQSGSGFISLNISACPN; encoded by the coding sequence ATGAATCGTGAAGTAAATCAAGTCGGGAGGTGGATTGTCTATGCAATTTTATTAGTGATTATAAATATCCATCAAATCAATGCACAGATACCTGTTAATGACATGACCTGGGATTCGATATTTTATGATGCTTTTAACTCATTAGATACATCCAGATGGAATCGAAATTATCCATGGGGTAAGGCAAACAATGGATTAGAATTGTGTATTGATTCCAACCTGATCTTTCAAAGTGGATGGTTGAAGATAAAAACAGATACACTCGTTCCTAACACTGATTATGGCGGCAAATCATACAAATATCAAGGTGGAATTTTGAGATCAAAGGCTTCTTATAAATACGGATATTTTGAAACTTCGTCCAAAATGCCCGTGGGGAGAGGTTTGTGGCCGGCATTTTGGCTCCTTAAAATAAATGGCTGTACATGGTATAATGAGATAGATATTAATGAACCTGGAGGTCCTCAATCAGAAACAGGATCAAAGACTACATTGAATTACTTGTGGAAATGGGCTCATGTGGATTCCTGTAGATCATCTCCCAATCAAGCAATTGAAGTAAATGTAGGCAACACTGCTCAAGAACATAAATATGGGGTTCTGTGGCAACCCGGAAAGATGACTTGGTTTCTAGACGACTCTGTAGTGTATGCTGAATCCAATATAGACAGCACTCCAAGTAATGCTATGGAAATTTACCTCAATTTTGCTATTGATCCTTGGAATCCACCAAATGGAGGAAGTGTTTTTCCAAAATATTACGAAACCAATTGGATAAAAATTCATCAACTCAAGAGAGCATGTGATGTAGACACTGCACCTTGTCCGTATAATCATGCCACCTATGACCGTAAAATAAAAAAGAGCATTTCCCTCGGAGGTGCAGGATGTAGTTCTTCATTAAGTACACAAGATCAGATAAGTCTTTGGGCAACTGATTATATCTTACTTAGTGATTCCGTTACTTTAAATCAATCCGGGAGCGGATTCATCAGTTTGAACATTTCCGCTTGTCCCAATTAA
- the dacB gene encoding D-alanyl-D-alanine carboxypeptidase/D-alanyl-D-alanine-endopeptidase, whose translation MRSLIFIFILLIGGQRNVLQGQRHKIQQTINKFVKAELLSSSSMGIAITDLRNGKMIASYDPNRSLIPASSMKILTCAATMKTAGKQFSFVTPVYLARKDFENGVLHGDLIIQGMGDPSFGSYWLENNLSFEQFADSVFYLLRGLGITELNGQIKVNNDYIKDIPENPEWLWYDLGNYYGAGCFGFNFLENTAQISIEEPKTPNQVCEIVKVVPEALEEQFCSNVQATKEVVAKDLFVLGSTQADHYEVFGKIKCCGNGQVVLKAAIKNPAETFAAMLAAGLKKRGLLVTGSYQLKPYKSIELLWNYKSQNLEKLIKRTLDKSVNLYAESFLHLLGNLLNGTTVRADALKSMQKYWTDQGMDDEGVKFFDGSGLSPKNKMTAKAMSKVLYNIHKDSSLRDFHLSLQDVTKAGILSARLSNVSALTDRYRLKSGSMEGVRCFAGYILENGKPKYALVLMINSYSCSSTEIRNKIADFLIHLSSVI comes from the coding sequence ATGAGAAGTTTAATTTTTATTTTCATATTATTAATTGGAGGTCAACGGAATGTCTTGCAGGGGCAGAGGCACAAAATTCAACAGACCATCAATAAATTTGTCAAAGCAGAATTGCTCTCTTCTTCCAGTATGGGAATAGCCATCACGGATCTCCGCAATGGTAAAATGATCGCTTCCTACGACCCCAATCGTAGTCTCATTCCGGCCTCTTCCATGAAAATACTCACCTGCGCTGCGACCATGAAAACTGCCGGAAAACAGTTCAGTTTTGTAACGCCCGTTTATTTAGCGCGCAAGGATTTTGAAAATGGAGTATTGCATGGTGACCTGATTATTCAGGGAATGGGAGATCCAAGTTTCGGCTCTTATTGGCTGGAAAATAATCTTTCATTTGAGCAATTTGCGGACAGTGTATTTTATCTGTTAAGAGGTTTGGGAATTACTGAACTGAATGGACAAATAAAAGTGAACAATGATTACATTAAAGACATCCCGGAAAATCCTGAATGGCTGTGGTATGATTTGGGAAATTATTATGGCGCAGGTTGTTTTGGATTTAATTTTCTGGAAAACACTGCACAGATAAGTATTGAAGAACCGAAAACTCCCAATCAGGTTTGTGAAATTGTCAAAGTAGTTCCGGAAGCACTTGAAGAACAATTTTGTTCCAATGTGCAAGCCACAAAGGAGGTTGTTGCCAAGGATTTATTTGTGCTGGGTTCTACTCAGGCTGATCATTATGAAGTTTTTGGAAAAATAAAATGCTGTGGCAATGGCCAGGTTGTTTTGAAAGCGGCCATCAAAAATCCTGCAGAAACTTTTGCAGCCATGCTTGCAGCAGGACTTAAAAAACGTGGCCTTTTGGTAACTGGAAGTTATCAACTAAAACCTTATAAATCCATCGAATTACTGTGGAATTACAAATCCCAGAATTTGGAAAAACTCATAAAGAGAACATTGGATAAAAGTGTAAATCTTTACGCAGAAAGCTTCTTGCATCTGTTGGGAAATCTGCTGAACGGCACAACAGTGAGAGCGGATGCTTTAAAATCTATGCAAAAATATTGGACAGATCAGGGAATGGATGACGAGGGTGTTAAATTTTTTGATGGAAGTGGTCTTTCTCCTAAAAATAAAATGACTGCAAAGGCAATGTCAAAGGTTTTATACAACATTCATAAGGACAGTAGCCTACGGGATTTTCATCTTTCCCTTCAGGACGTTACCAAAGCAGGAATCCTTTCAGCTCGATTAAGTAATGTCTCTGCGCTGACGGATCGGTACCGGTTAAAAAGCGGAAGTATGGAAGGGGTGCGTTGTTTTGCAGGATACATCCTGGAAAATGGTAAACCAAAATACGCGCTGGTATTGATGATCAACAGCTATTCTTGTTCATCTACTGAAATCAGAAATAAAATTGCAGATTTTCTGATACATTTGTCCTCCGTTATATGA
- a CDS encoding RimK family alpha-L-glutamate ligase, whose product MKILILSRNINLYSTQSLMEAIRKRGHEVQVYDHLMCNIIVEKNKPKVMIGLDDLGHFDAVIPRIGASATAYGAAIIRQFEAMGVFVTVTAEALLKARDKLHCMQILSAVGIDVPKTGVSAGDFSAGAVYDRVSKERAVIKLLSSTQGLGVILAHSKNQGISIVEGFHRVGQEILIQEFIQDAKGSDLRVFVVDGEVVGAMVRQAVPGEFRSNIHRGATATVAKLSMEEHDMAIEATKRLGLAIAGVDILRSGRGPLILEVNASPGLEGIETTTQKDIAGKIVEYIERQVKK is encoded by the coding sequence ATGAAGATTCTGATATTATCCCGCAACATCAACCTGTACAGCACACAAAGTCTGATGGAGGCCATTAGAAAAAGGGGCCATGAGGTTCAGGTGTACGATCACCTGATGTGCAACATCATTGTTGAAAAAAACAAGCCAAAAGTCATGATTGGCCTTGATGATTTGGGGCATTTTGATGCAGTGATTCCAAGAATAGGGGCTTCTGCAACAGCTTACGGTGCCGCCATTATACGCCAGTTTGAGGCAATGGGCGTATTTGTCACGGTAACTGCCGAGGCATTGCTGAAAGCAAGAGATAAACTGCATTGCATGCAGATTCTAAGTGCAGTGGGTATCGATGTTCCAAAGACTGGAGTTTCGGCCGGGGATTTTTCGGCAGGAGCTGTTTATGACAGAGTATCCAAGGAACGGGCCGTAATCAAACTCTTGTCAAGCACCCAGGGACTTGGCGTGATACTCGCACATTCTAAAAATCAGGGAATCTCCATTGTAGAAGGATTTCATAGGGTGGGGCAGGAAATTTTAATTCAGGAATTCATTCAGGATGCCAAAGGGTCCGACCTAAGGGTTTTTGTGGTGGATGGTGAAGTAGTGGGTGCCATGGTGCGACAGGCCGTACCCGGAGAATTCAGATCCAATATTCACAGAGGAGCCACGGCTACGGTTGCCAAGCTCAGTATGGAAGAGCATGACATGGCCATAGAGGCAACCAAGAGGCTTGGATTGGCCATTGCTGGTGTAGACATCTTAAGATCCGGAAGAGGGCCTCTGATACTGGAGGTGAACGCTTCACCCGGTCTGGAAGGAATTGAGACCACCACACAAAAAGACATTGCAGGAAAAATTGTGGAATACATCGAGCGGCAGGTTAAAAAATAA
- a CDS encoding TfoX/Sxy family protein, translating into MAYNENLAQRIRIAFKDLENVEEKEMMGGLTFMYNGKMCVGIIKDELMCRIDPDLQEDLVEKEGCRMMDFNKRPMKGYILVSENAMRSKKEFEYWISLAIDFNSKAKASKKSNSKLKKKN; encoded by the coding sequence ATGGCTTATAATGAAAACCTGGCGCAACGAATCAGAATTGCCTTTAAGGATCTGGAAAATGTGGAAGAAAAAGAGATGATGGGCGGATTGACCTTTATGTACAATGGCAAGATGTGCGTGGGTATCATTAAAGATGAACTGATGTGTCGGATAGATCCTGATTTACAAGAAGATTTGGTAGAGAAGGAAGGATGCCGCATGATGGATTTCAACAAGCGTCCAATGAAAGGTTATATTTTGGTTTCAGAAAATGCGATGAGATCAAAAAAAGAATTTGAATATTGGATATCGCTGGCAATTGATTTTAACAGCAAAGCCAAGGCATCCAAAAAATCTAATTCCAAATTAAAGAAAAAAAATTAA
- a CDS encoding methyltransferase domain-containing protein — protein sequence MKSSQHNFNILNGCTIILVLLLMPACQLKEKTDAVAVRNETSVDSSNSSEQEKLESQDRTIWQKPYDIIGLLGPLEDKVIADIGAGSGYFSFRFIHQAKKVIAIDIEKELIDMMNAEKTYYKPEIQERFEARLATPMDPKLNKGEVDIVFLSNTYSYIKQRSTYLRNLKDKFKPGGRIMIVDFKKKMTPMGPDLEHRLAQGDVERELIEAGYELISSDDNKLQYQYIIMASPKN from the coding sequence ATGAAGTCGAGTCAACATAATTTTAATATTTTAAATGGTTGCACGATCATTTTGGTTTTGCTACTGATGCCAGCCTGTCAACTAAAGGAAAAAACGGATGCAGTTGCAGTCAGAAATGAAACTTCAGTCGATTCTTCAAATTCTTCAGAACAGGAAAAATTAGAATCACAGGATCGCACCATCTGGCAAAAACCTTACGACATAATTGGATTGCTCGGTCCATTGGAGGATAAAGTAATTGCAGACATTGGAGCAGGCAGCGGGTATTTTTCATTTAGATTTATTCACCAGGCAAAAAAGGTAATTGCCATTGATATCGAGAAAGAATTAATCGACATGATGAATGCTGAAAAAACATATTACAAACCTGAAATTCAGGAACGTTTTGAAGCAAGACTTGCTACGCCCATGGATCCAAAATTAAATAAAGGCGAAGTGGACATCGTGTTTTTATCAAACACCTACAGCTATATCAAACAAAGGTCTACCTATCTCCGCAATTTGAAGGATAAGTTTAAACCCGGCGGGCGCATTATGATAGTAGATTTTAAAAAGAAAATGACGCCGATGGGACCTGATTTGGAACATCGTCTGGCACAAGGAGATGTCGAACGAGAATTGATTGAGGCCGGTTATGAACTGATCAGTTCAGATGACAACAAGCTGCAATATCAATACATCATCATGGCCAGTCCTAAAAATTAA
- a CDS encoding T9SS type A sorting domain-containing protein — protein sequence MKKIIILVTIILQSVFAHAQVKDFEGNIYDTVVIGKQTWLKQNIRSKYYSDGVPIPQEYYLPTNGIDSLVKRYGYLYHYKAYSRDEKGKKIHGACPQGYFIATPAELHDMMIYLNADTSDIYWGHYSYVSKKLADTSWQYATNSTGLSLLPTGLYSDKYKDFFNFGSFTYIPLINEIGIKTATIGVQIQTNSVLIERQFYSDQFIPCRCLKGDVINENIDLGRETENDPLYPNPGTNNIYVPEGKYEPFIIFNSEGINIHKGMLENGSFNVAHLSTGSYVIKIQFKGKEVVYKFIKI from the coding sequence ATGAAAAAAATAATTATATTGGTAACCATCATCCTACAAAGTGTTTTTGCACATGCTCAGGTAAAGGATTTTGAAGGGAATATATATGACACAGTAGTAATCGGGAAACAAACCTGGCTAAAACAAAATATACGATCAAAATATTACAGCGATGGTGTGCCTATTCCGCAAGAGTATTATTTGCCAACCAACGGAATAGATAGTTTGGTAAAACGTTATGGATATTTATATCACTACAAAGCCTATAGCCGGGATGAAAAAGGAAAAAAAATTCATGGCGCTTGTCCTCAGGGATATTTTATTGCTACACCTGCAGAACTTCATGATATGATGATTTATCTGAATGCCGACACCTCAGATATTTATTGGGGTCATTACAGTTATGTCAGTAAGAAACTTGCAGACACCAGTTGGCAATATGCGACCAATTCCACAGGCTTAAGTCTGCTTCCAACCGGTTTGTATTCGGATAAGTATAAAGATTTTTTCAATTTTGGTTCATTCACTTATATTCCATTGATAAATGAAATCGGTATAAAAACTGCAACGATAGGTGTTCAAATTCAGACAAACTCAGTATTGATTGAGAGGCAATTTTACAGCGATCAGTTTATTCCTTGCAGGTGTCTAAAAGGAGATGTGATCAATGAAAATATAGACTTAGGAAGAGAAACAGAAAATGACCCACTTTACCCCAATCCCGGAACAAACAATATTTATGTCCCGGAGGGAAAATACGAACCATTCATTATCTTCAATTCCGAAGGCATCAACATCCACAAGGGAATGTTAGAAAATGGTAGTTTTAATGTGGCCCATTTAAGCACGGGAAGTTATGTGATCAAAATTCAATTCAAAGGGAAGGAGGTGGTGTATAAATTTATAAAGATCTAG
- a CDS encoding T9SS type A sorting domain-containing protein produces MKKIIILLTIILQSFFAYAQVKDFEGNIYDTVVIGKQTWLKQNLRSKYYSDGVPIPQEYYLPTNGIDSLVKRYGYLYHYKAYSRDERGKKIHGACPQGYFIATPAELHDLMIFLDADTSDIYWGQYNDVSRKLADTSWPYATNSTGLSLLPTGLYSGKNNGFFNFGSFTYIPLINETGIKTATIDVQIFTNSVLIERQFYDTQFIPCRCIKGDVINENIDLEGETENDPLYPNPGTNNIYVPEGKSELFFIFNSEGINIHKGMLENGSFNVGHLITGNYVIKIQFKGKEVVYKFIKI; encoded by the coding sequence ATGAAAAAAATAATTATATTGTTAACCATCATCCTACAAAGTTTTTTTGCATATGCTCAGGTAAAGGATTTTGAAGGGAATATATATGACACAGTAGTAATCGGGAAGCAAACCTGGCTAAAACAAAATCTACGATCAAAATATTACAGCGATGGTGTGCCTATTCCGCAAGAGTATTATTTGCCAACCAACGGAATAGATAGTTTGGTAAAACGTTATGGATATTTATATCACTACAAAGCCTATAGCCGGGATGAAAGAGGAAAAAAAATTCATGGCGCTTGTCCTCAGGGATATTTTATTGCAACACCCGCAGAACTTCACGACTTAATGATCTTTTTAGATGCAGATACCTCTGATATATATTGGGGTCAATACAATGATGTCAGTAGAAAACTTGCAGACACAAGTTGGCCATACGCAACCAATTCCACCGGCTTGAGTCTCTTGCCAACCGGTTTGTATTCAGGCAAGAATAATGGTTTTTTTAACTTTGGTTCATTCACTTATATTCCATTGATTAATGAAACCGGTATAAAAACTGCAACAATTGACGTTCAAATTTTTACAAACTCAGTATTAATTGAAAGGCAGTTTTACGACACTCAGTTTATTCCGTGCAGGTGTATAAAGGGAGATGTGATCAATGAAAATATAGACTTAGAAGGAGAAACAGAAAATGACCCACTTTACCCCAATCCCGGGACAAATAATATTTATGTGCCGGAGGGAAAATCCGAACTATTCTTTATCTTCAATTCCGAAGGCATCAACATCCACAAGGGAATGTTAGAAAATGGTAGTTTTAATGTCGGCCATTTAATCACAGGGAACTATGTTATTAAAATTCAATTCAAAGGGAAGGAGGTGGTGTATAAATTTATTAAAATCTAG
- a CDS encoding VIT1/CCC1 transporter family protein, translated as MINLKNIQTEVDAGFLYKFIADREEDPNVAKIFHEMSEIETSHAKAFMSKSKLDLSLMPKPSGRAKFLTFLAKIMGNDFVLGILLDTEKNISGSIIKARNQTQTAQSISDTAHVSILKNILENSPDVSGSSLARFEKRHRSVGGNALRAAVLGGNDGLVSNFSLIMGIAGATSGKDEVLLAGMAGLLAGALSMALGEWISVKSSQELSENQIQLELDELETNPEGEERELALIYRSKGIPEEQARSMAKEVMSDQEKSHEILIKEELGINVDELKGSAMEAAVTSFILFAIGAIIPVIPFFFTGGMEAVAISTGLSAIGLFLIGAVITLFTGKSIWFSGFRQVLFGLIAAAITFGIGRLIGVSIAG; from the coding sequence ATGATCAATCTTAAAAACATCCAAACTGAGGTAGATGCAGGCTTCCTTTATAAATTCATTGCAGATAGGGAGGAAGACCCGAACGTGGCAAAAATATTTCACGAAATGAGTGAAATTGAAACCAGCCATGCTAAAGCATTTATGAGTAAAAGCAAGCTGGATCTTAGCTTAATGCCAAAGCCTTCAGGCAGGGCAAAATTTCTAACCTTCCTGGCAAAAATTATGGGGAATGATTTTGTGCTCGGCATTTTGCTCGATACAGAGAAAAATATATCCGGCTCTATAATTAAAGCAAGAAATCAAACCCAAACGGCCCAATCCATTTCAGACACAGCGCATGTCTCCATACTAAAAAATATTCTTGAAAATTCACCTGATGTGTCTGGTTCAAGTTTGGCCAGATTTGAAAAAAGGCACCGTTCCGTGGGCGGCAATGCACTCCGTGCCGCCGTGTTGGGTGGCAACGATGGTTTGGTTTCTAATTTTAGTTTAATTATGGGAATTGCCGGCGCCACCAGTGGAAAAGATGAAGTGCTTCTTGCCGGAATGGCCGGACTTTTGGCCGGAGCGCTTTCGATGGCATTGGGTGAATGGATTTCTGTAAAGAGTTCGCAGGAACTTTCGGAAAATCAAATTCAACTGGAACTGGATGAACTGGAAACCAATCCGGAAGGTGAAGAAAGAGAACTGGCCTTGATTTATCGTTCGAAAGGAATCCCGGAAGAACAAGCCAGGAGCATGGCGAAAGAAGTCATGAGCGATCAGGAAAAATCGCATGAGATATTAATTAAAGAAGAACTGGGAATAAATGTCGATGAACTCAAAGGCTCCGCAATGGAAGCGGCTGTCACTTCATTTATTCTTTTTGCCATTGGTGCCATTATCCCTGTCATTCCATTCTTCTTTACAGGGGGCATGGAAGCCGTGGCCATTAGTACAGGATTAAGTGCCATTGGACTTTTTCTAATTGGTGCGGTCATCACACTGTTTACCGGGAAGAGTATTTGGTTTTCCGGATTCAGGCAGGTACTTTTTGGATTGATTGCCGCTGCCATTACTTTTGGGATCGGAAGGTTGATTGGAGTAAGTATAGCAGGTTAA